In Planctobacterium marinum, the DNA window CGTATCCCGATGCAGTCCAATGTTATCCTGATAACATCCGGGTCGAGCAATGCGCAGATAAGGTTGCACCTGGATATCAATATCCGGCCCATAAATGCTTTTGAACAGGCTTTGGTTATCTTTCACCAATGCGAAGTGGCTTTGACTCTCGCTTAACTTTGAGAACAGTTGAAACTGTATTTTTTTGTGCTCATTGTCACTAGAGACATACTGGTGATAGTTTTCAAGAGTAAGCTCAGGGTCAAAATAGGACTGCAGCTCACTCAGCAGCATTTTCTTAACCGCCTCTAGAGATGTAACACTAATGCCCGAGATGACCATAAAGCCATTATCTGCCATAAATTGAGTGGCGGTATCCAGTTCTCTACAGGAAAATATCATGTTCATTAAAAAGGACCTTTAAACCACTCGCCCGGCACATCGTGATGCTCCGTAAAAGGCAAGCGTTGTAACAAATGAGCGAAATCTTTTAAACCACACATTTGGCACACTTGTTTTACTATTTCTCTAGCATCGGGATGAAACTCTTTTGTCAAACCATAGCTAGTTGGCTCAGGCACATCCGGCATGGCAATTCGGGCCGGTGCGGTTTTGAGCTGTGCAAATTGTTTTTCTGCACTACGGGCCACTATTTCTGAAGAAACAGAACAAGTTAATGCGCCAGTATCCAGCACCAGAACCCGGCCAGTTTTGGCAATCGACGCTTCAATTGTCGCCCAATCTATAGGCTGCACCGTTCTCAAATCGATAACTTCTGCTGATATTCCCGCAGCCTGTAACACCTCGGCAGCACGCAACGCTTCCACCACCTGATAAGATATGGCCACCAAGGTAACATCTGTGCCTGCTCTTAAGACTTTGGCTTTTCCAAGGACATCATCTTGCCAGCCAGGCGGCACATTGCCCTCTTGATGATGCAACCAGCGATGCTCCAAAAACACCACCGGATTAGGATCGAAAATACTCGCTAACAACAGCCCTTTAGCGTCAGCGGCTGTCGCCGGCATCACCACTTTTAAGCCCGGAATATGGGCAAACCAAGCCTGTAAGTTCTGCGAGTGTGTAGGTCCCTGCCCCCAGCCCCGACCTAACATTAATCTTATGGTGATGGGCACCGAGCGCTGTCCACCAAACATGTAAAACCATTTCGCCGCAGCATTCACCAGCTGATCCATAGCCAATAAGAAAAAGTCTAATCGCTGATGCACCATGACAGGTTTCATATCATCTAACGCGGCACCAATGCCAATGCCCAACATGCCATTTTCAGATGTGGGCATATCAAATACTCGTGCTTCACCAAACGCCTCCTGCAGCCCTTCGGTGGTGCCAAAAATACGCTTTGGGTCGTCTACACCGAGGCCATAGCAGAGTACGTCTGGATCTTTTTCCATCGCCAGATGCATGGCTTCATTGATAGCTTGGGCAAAAGTTAAGCTGCGCTCAGCCATTAGCCACCTCTTCACGGTTTACATTGAAGTCGGGCGCAAATACAGCCGAGCAGGCTTGTTCAGCGGGAGGATAAGGACTGCTTTCGGCGAATTCAAACGCATCCTGTATCTCAGTCTCTAATTGCCGGGTCATCAATTGCAATGCTTGTGTATCGAGAATTTGTGCGTCAAAGAGCTGAGTTTTGTACAACTCGATAGGATCTTTTTCTTTCCACGCCAAAAACTCGGCTTCGCTGCGGTAACCAATATCATTATCATAATGAGGGCCACAATGTTCTCGCCAGCGATAGGTATGTAGCTCCACAAACGCCGCTGAATGCCCCTGCCGACAAGTATCAATCGCTGTAGAGAGGACGCGATGCGATTCTGCCACATTATTGCCGTCCCCCTCCTGGCTGTGCAGGCCAATCGCACTGGCGATATCACAAATTTTACGACCTTGTGGCTGCCTGACCTTCAGTGGTGAATAGACGGAATACAAATTGTTCTCGCAAACGAAGAGCACCGGTAACTTTTTGACAACCGCAAAGTTTGCCGCCTCGTAAAACACTCCCTCTTCAATGGCACCATCACCCAAAAACACGACAGTAATATCATTTTTGCCGCGCAACTTCTGAGAAAGAGCCAAACCAACGCCAATGGGGATAGTATTACCTACAATGGCTGTGCTGCCTTTAAATCCGACTCGTTCATCGATTAAATGCATGGAACCGCCACGGCCTTTGCAGCAGCCAGTTTCTTTACCATAGATCTCGGCCAGCATGGCTTTTAAGTCGCCACCTTTAGCCAGGTAATGGGCATGCGCCCTGTGTGTAGAAACCGCGAGATCGGATTTAGTTAAAAGTGTACCAATAACCGCGGGAACACACTCCTGACCAATGGACAAATGCGTGGGGCAACGCATGTTGCCCTGTGGATATCTTTTAGCGATTTCCTCTTCCACCATGCGAATACGCAACATACTTCTCAGGAAGCACAACTTATCTGTGTCACTTAAGTTTACAAATGTCTTGGCACTGGTTTTTGCTTTGGGGATTGAAGTATTCATTAAAGTGCGTCTCTCATGGGATAAACCAGTAATAATCACCGCTATAACCAACCTGCTGAAAGTAGGCTTTCCATTCATCGACGTGCATCATTGTTTTTGCAGTCAGGTTCCAGGCTTCCATTCGCTGTTTTTCCTCTTCATTGCGATAAGCATCCACGGTAATAAAGCTGCCTTTTCGGGTGACCCTTTCTATCTCAAGCAAAGCCGTTGTGAGTTGAGGCAGATCAAGATTGTGCAAAGTGGTAATAGAAAATGTGAAATCAATGGACTTATCAGCAAATGGCAGCGAAACGGCACTAGCCACCTTTAATGCTGGGGCAATTTCCGGTTTACAGTTTGCGATAGCATATTCAGAAACATCAATACCGTGTAAGTTCAGTCCCGGAATCATTCTGTCCAGGTCGTACAACATAAAGCCCTTTGCACAGCCAATGTCTAACAGAGTATCACCGGCTTTGATATCAAAGTGCTTTTGAAAATCAGGCACAACCGGCTCCCAAAATCTGGAATGATAATAAAACCCGCCGTAGCCATGAGAACGCTCTCCATCGAAAAAGGCCTTGCCAAACTGACGGGCTAAAGCCCTGTCTGCCTCGCTTTTCTGCTGACCTCGTTGCTCAACATTGCGCTTAGAGCGAGGATAGTGACGCATTAAATCAATTTCCTGTCCCACCTTATCCTCCCGCTTTTTGATAAAATGCTGTGATTTTCTGACATACGTAATCCACTTGATTGTCAGTTAGCTCAGGATAAATAGGCAGACTCATAATTTCTTTGGCCTGCTTTTCAGTTTCAGGAAAGTCACCTCGTTTATAGCCTAATGGCCGTGCCGCCTCCATCAGGTGCAGCGGGATGGGATAATGGATTTTGGTATCCACGCCTTGCTCTTTAAGGTATGCCATAAGCGCATCGCGCTCTGGCACGCGGATCACATAATTGTGAAATACCGCAGCATCTTCGGTTCGGACCTTAGGACAACTCACAAGGGGTGCCAACTTCTCGGTATATCGCGCCGCGATAGCCCGAAAACGTTCCGTCCATTCGGGTAAATGGGCAAGTTTTACATTACCAAATGCCGCCTGAATTGTGTCCAGGCGACTATTCACGGACCACTGTATTGAGTGGTCGCGATTTTCCAGACCATGGTTGCGCAGTTGCTTCAAGGCAAGGTATAAACTTTCATCATCGGTACTGATAAACCCGGCATCCCCCAGCAAGCTGAGATTTTTCAGTGGGTGCAGGCTAAAGCCTCCCGCAAGCCCCAATGAACCGACTTTCTTGCCGCGATAGGTGGCTCCAATAGCCTGAGCTGCATCTTCAATAATAACAATATCGCGCTCGCCGATGACCTTTGCAATTGCATCGATATCAGCTGGGTTACCAGTGAGATGTACAGGAACAACGGCTTTAGTGAATGGCGTGATCGCCGCCTCAAGTTTAGCGGGGTCAAGGTTGTAGTCATCGCCCACGTCGACAAAAACCGGTTTGGCCCCAACGACAGAAATTGCTCCGGCACTGGCGATAAATGAATTTGGCACAGTGATTACTTCATCGCCGGGTCCGATATTTAATGCTTTCATCACCAGAATCAGCGCATCGGTGCCATTGGCAACAGTAACAGCATATCGGGTGTCGCAATATTGTGCTAGCTGTCGCTCAAACTTCTCTACCTCTTCTCCTAAGATGAACTGACCGCTTCGTCCTAAGCGCACAAACTCAGCCACCAGCTCCGATTCGACCGCCTGAAACTGCGCGCCCAGATTAACAAATGGCACCTGCATTACTACTCTCCGTAAAAGGCTTTGATGGCACTCACCATAAATTGCAATTGCTCTTGGGTAATAAACTCGTGCACTGGCAAGGACATGCAGTTGTCAGCGAATCTTTCCGCCATGGGAAAATCGCCTTTTTTATGCCCCAGGAATTGGGCCGCCGGTTGCAAATGCATCGGGGTTGGATAGTGAATTTTTGCGTCAATACCCTGCCCCTGAAGATGGGCGATCAGCTCATCTCTGCGGTCAAACAGTCCCATGTAAAGATGGTAAACTGAACGCTTGTTGGGGTTGCGCTGAGCAAATTGGATTTGAGGCATGCCTGCTAATTGTAGATCCAGCCAGTCAGCATGCTGTTGCCGTTTTTCGGTAATATTGCGGATCTTATTATCCAGCAGATATTGTGCAACCACCGCCTGAACAGTATCAAGACGAGAATTATAAGCAAACACTTCGCATGTATCCCGGCCTACCAGCCCGTGGTTGCGGATCAGGGCGAGTCTCGTTGCTAATTCTTCGTTGTTAGTAACGATAATTCCGCCATCACCCCATACATTGAGGTTTTTCAGGGGATGCATACTAAAACAAGTCAGCTCAGAAAATTGCGCCATACCTTTACCATTAAGCTTGGCACCAATACCGTGGCAGGCATCTGCAACAACATTGATATTGTGTTTATCTGCAATCTCATTAATTCGCTCCATGTCACATGGCAATCCCGCCCAATGCACTGGCATGATGGCTTTAGTATTTGGGGTGATAGCAGCTTCAATTAAATCAGCATTGATATTAAAGTCATCCCCTGCATCTACGAACACAGGCCTCGCCCCTGCGGTAACGATGGCTCCGACGGTTGCATAAAAGGTAAATGGTGTCGTAATGACTTCATCACCCTCTCCAATTCCCAGCACCTTAAGCGACAGAAATAAAGCGTCAGTTCCAGAGCCCACACCGACCCCATATCGTCCATCGTTATAACTGGCAAAATCTCTTTCAAATTTGTCAACGGCAGCGCCCAGCGTAAAATCACCGTCCTGAATCACTTTTTTGACGCGACTCCAGATCTCTTCGTAATCGGCAAATTGCTGTGGAAGATAATTGTGGTTGATGGGATATTGGCCAGTGACTCGATACTGCTCTGGATAAAAGTTATTCACTGTATTAATCCTTATGAATGTAATTTAGGGGTAGCTTCTTAATCTCTTCCAGATTCTTACTCACCCATTCGATAGTGGCATCGATACCCGAAGATAGCGTTGTTTCAGGCTGCCAAGCCAGTTGCTGTTTAGCTTTACTGTCATCCATCAGATAACGTAAATCCTTGCCCGGCCTGTCTGGGACCATCTCCACAAAGTCGTCGAACTGGATGTGCATTTTATCGCAAATCATCTCCACCAATGCTTTTATTGAGACGAATTCGCTCGCTGAAAAATGATAGCTTTCCCCTATAACGCCTTTGCGCAAGGTAGCCAGTACCGCGCTGCCGACATCAGCACCGTAGATAAAAGCTCTGATGGCTTTTCCACCGCCGTGGAGTTGTAACTTTTGTCCCGTCAATGCGTAAATGATAGTACGGGGAATAATGCGGTATAGCTGCTGACCGGGTCCATAAAAGTTAGAGTAGCGAGTAAAGATTATCGGAAAGTTATACTGATTGAAGTAGGTTCTCAAACTCATATCAATTGCCGCATGAGATACCGCGTAAGGTGTACTGGGTAGATAGTGGTTATTTTCCTCTATCAGACTTTCAGAAGAACCATACACTTCAGGCGTAGAAATTCTGACATAGCGCTGTAGCCAGGTTTGTTGGCGCAAAAACTCGTGTAATTTAACCTTGGAGATAAAGTTTGTTTGATACCATTGCAACGGGTCTTGCCAGCTCTCAGCGACCATCCCTTGACCAGCAAAATCCACAATAAACTCAGGTTTTGTCTCATCCAGAAGATCGCATAAAGCCGAAAAATCACGATTTATGTCCAGTTGATGAAACTCATAATCTGGTTTAGCCAAAAGCTCGCGATAAGGTAGAAAAATATCTGAAGGCTCAGCAGAGCGATTGATGCCCACTACAGAGTATCCAGCCTCAAGCGCCGAAGCAATAAATTGACTACCTGCGAAAGAATTAGCACCTAAGACGAATATTTTCTCAAGCACGTGCTAGTTCCTGATTCAAATACTGCATCAGCATATGTCCAACAATTAATTGCGTATCTTCAGCGATTTGCATGTCATCTACAGGAAAATGGATAGCAACATCAGCCAATGTTTTTGCCTGCCCCCCGCTATATCCCAAAATAGCAAAGCTCTGCATAGATTTTTGTTTAGCCATTGCTAACGCATTTAGAATATTAGGGGAATTGCCACTACCCGAGAGCACAATCAACAGGTCTCCCGTCTCGGCCTTTACTTTCAATTGATGAGAGAAAATATTTTCGTAACCAATGTCATTCCCTAAACAGGTCAGAACCGAAGAATTAGCAGGCAAAGCCTCCACCTTCATCGCTTCGCCATCGGGAGCAATACCGTATAAAAAGTCATTAGCTAGA includes these proteins:
- a CDS encoding alpha-ketoacid dehydrogenase subunit beta, which produces MAERSLTFAQAINEAMHLAMEKDPDVLCYGLGVDDPKRIFGTTEGLQEAFGEARVFDMPTSENGMLGIGIGAALDDMKPVMVHQRLDFFLLAMDQLVNAAAKWFYMFGGQRSVPITIRLMLGRGWGQGPTHSQNLQAWFAHIPGLKVVMPATAADAKGLLLASIFDPNPVVFLEHRWLHHQEGNVPPGWQDDVLGKAKVLRAGTDVTLVAISYQVVEALRAAEVLQAAGISAEVIDLRTVQPIDWATIEASIAKTGRVLVLDTGALTCSVSSEIVARSAEKQFAQLKTAPARIAMPDVPEPTSYGLTKEFHPDAREIVKQVCQMCGLKDFAHLLQRLPFTEHHDVPGEWFKGPF
- a CDS encoding thiamine pyrophosphate-dependent dehydrogenase E1 component subunit alpha, with the translated sequence MNTSIPKAKTSAKTFVNLSDTDKLCFLRSMLRIRMVEEEIAKRYPQGNMRCPTHLSIGQECVPAVIGTLLTKSDLAVSTHRAHAHYLAKGGDLKAMLAEIYGKETGCCKGRGGSMHLIDERVGFKGSTAIVGNTIPIGVGLALSQKLRGKNDITVVFLGDGAIEEGVFYEAANFAVVKKLPVLFVCENNLYSVYSPLKVRQPQGRKICDIASAIGLHSQEGDGNNVAESHRVLSTAIDTCRQGHSAAFVELHTYRWREHCGPHYDNDIGYRSEAEFLAWKEKDPIELYKTQLFDAQILDTQALQLMTRQLETEIQDAFEFAESSPYPPAEQACSAVFAPDFNVNREEVANG
- a CDS encoding class I SAM-dependent methyltransferase is translated as MGQEIDLMRHYPRSKRNVEQRGQQKSEADRALARQFGKAFFDGERSHGYGGFYYHSRFWEPVVPDFQKHFDIKAGDTLLDIGCAKGFMLYDLDRMIPGLNLHGIDVSEYAIANCKPEIAPALKVASAVSLPFADKSIDFTFSITTLHNLDLPQLTTALLEIERVTRKGSFITVDAYRNEEEKQRMEAWNLTAKTMMHVDEWKAYFQQVGYSGDYYWFIP
- a CDS encoding DegT/DnrJ/EryC1/StrS family aminotransferase; this encodes MQVPFVNLGAQFQAVESELVAEFVRLGRSGQFILGEEVEKFERQLAQYCDTRYAVTVANGTDALILVMKALNIGPGDEVITVPNSFIASAGAISVVGAKPVFVDVGDDYNLDPAKLEAAITPFTKAVVPVHLTGNPADIDAIAKVIGERDIVIIEDAAQAIGATYRGKKVGSLGLAGGFSLHPLKNLSLLGDAGFISTDDESLYLALKQLRNHGLENRDHSIQWSVNSRLDTIQAAFGNVKLAHLPEWTERFRAIAARYTEKLAPLVSCPKVRTEDAAVFHNYVIRVPERDALMAYLKEQGVDTKIHYPIPLHLMEAARPLGYKRGDFPETEKQAKEIMSLPIYPELTDNQVDYVCQKITAFYQKAGG
- a CDS encoding DegT/DnrJ/EryC1/StrS family aminotransferase, with the translated sequence MNNFYPEQYRVTGQYPINHNYLPQQFADYEEIWSRVKKVIQDGDFTLGAAVDKFERDFASYNDGRYGVGVGSGTDALFLSLKVLGIGEGDEVITTPFTFYATVGAIVTAGARPVFVDAGDDFNINADLIEAAITPNTKAIMPVHWAGLPCDMERINEIADKHNINVVADACHGIGAKLNGKGMAQFSELTCFSMHPLKNLNVWGDGGIIVTNNEELATRLALIRNHGLVGRDTCEVFAYNSRLDTVQAVVAQYLLDNKIRNITEKRQQHADWLDLQLAGMPQIQFAQRNPNKRSVYHLYMGLFDRRDELIAHLQGQGIDAKIHYPTPMHLQPAAQFLGHKKGDFPMAERFADNCMSLPVHEFITQEQLQFMVSAIKAFYGE
- a CDS encoding GDP-mannose 4,6-dehydratase; amino-acid sequence: MLEKIFVLGANSFAGSQFIASALEAGYSVVGINRSAEPSDIFLPYRELLAKPDYEFHQLDINRDFSALCDLLDETKPEFIVDFAGQGMVAESWQDPLQWYQTNFISKVKLHEFLRQQTWLQRYVRISTPEVYGSSESLIEENNHYLPSTPYAVSHAAIDMSLRTYFNQYNFPIIFTRYSNFYGPGQQLYRIIPRTIIYALTGQKLQLHGGGKAIRAFIYGADVGSAVLATLRKGVIGESYHFSASEFVSIKALVEMICDKMHIQFDDFVEMVPDRPGKDLRYLMDDSKAKQQLAWQPETTLSSGIDATIEWVSKNLEEIKKLPLNYIHKD
- a CDS encoding SIS domain-containing protein: MKNLIANYLEKLQKATQEMEWSPVEVLAKALYQAVQKGRRVYLCGNGGSAGNAVHLANDFLYGIAPDGEAMKVEALPANSSVLTCLGNDIGYENIFSHQLKVKAETGDLLIVLSGSGNSPNILNALAMAKQKSMQSFAILGYSGGQAKTLADVAIHFPVDDMQIAEDTQLIVGHMLMQYLNQELARA